The Pygocentrus nattereri isolate fPygNat1 chromosome 4, fPygNat1.pri, whole genome shotgun sequence genome includes a window with the following:
- the lrp11 gene encoding low-density lipoprotein receptor-related protein 11, with amino-acid sequence MREKTVARLLALLPLLLCFVLSSFPVSSRAARSSSPLSDLKNKISGVEELLEEFRQQLQHEEQPYARAGQQQQQEEEEEERDDEEQQAGGGTCLGHFDAAESRIIRAAASIERGATFLSAPSGASGPADCLRACCAEPRCTVAVVVREERAALRDGPRCYLFNCTYRGASVCAFSPQRGFTAYSRNGTAAALRRPAEENEEEDAGGEAWMRELDEPPRSDAGQDVVVQLPTDWAILDGRDSIDDHGIMRYEWALVKGDSSVNMKVTHPGLLKLSGLREGVYTFQMTVTDAIGQRSSDNVSVTVLAPEHHAEVCTRHCSRYQFMCDDGCCIDISYACDGKQQCPDRSDEDFCRNFDGGRKAVTHASSSPVQIGEARESEGRAMIPAEPGNTEAPVQTKQQKPSVSKGPCMEPPVVGPCRGVFPRWYYDPAAKECKHFLYGGCKGNRNNFLQQVDCMTECIQKPAPVDRQATAAPPTTQTNTATKPPSSEAKPQNSASVPQNPQPVAKVHTVLGGQPPPESGAILPLVLGVIISALLLLMVACRLRLVRHRMKKARPLTTEESDYLINGMYL; translated from the exons ATGAGGGAGAAAACCGTCGCGCGCCTCCTCGcgctgctgccgctgctgctCTGCTTTGTGCTCTCGTCGTTTCCGGTGAGCTCGCGCGCCGCGCGCTCCTCCTCTCCGCTCTCGGACCTCAAGAACAAGATCAGCGGCGTGGAGGAGCTGCTCGAGGAGTTCCGCCAGCAGCTGCAGCACGAGGAGCAGCCGTACGCGCGAGcggggcagcagcagcagcaggaggaggaggaggaggaaagggACGATGAAGAGCAGCAGGCCGGAGGAGGCACGTGCCTCGGCCACTTCGACGCCGCGGAGTCGCGCATCATCCGCGCGGCCGCGTCCATCGAGCGCGGCGCCACCTTCCTGTCTGCGCCGAGCGGCGCCAGCGGCCCGGCTGACTGTCTGCGCGCGTGTTGTGCCGAGCCGCGCTGCACCGTGGCCGTGGTGGTGCGCGAGGAGCGCGCGGCGCTGCGCGACGGGCCCCGCTGCTACCTCTTCAACTGTACGTACCGCGGCGCGAGCGTGTGTGCGTTCTCGCCGCAGCGCGGCTTCACCGCCTACAGCCGCAACGGCACCGCTGCCGCGCTGAGGAGGCCCGCGGAGGAGAACGAGGAGGAGGACGCAGGCGGAGAGGCGTGGATGAGGG agCTGGACGAACCCCCTCGTAGCGATGCTGGACAGGATGTGGTGGTCCAGCTGCCTACAGACTGGGCCATACTGGACGGCAGGGACAGCATTGATGACCATGGCATCATGCGATATGAATGGGCACTCGTTAAGGGAGATTCCTCCGTCAACATGAAG GTGACTCACCCAGGTCTGCTGAAGCTGAGCGGACTCAGAGAGGGCGTCTACACCTTCCAGATGACCGTCACTGACGCCATCGGGCAGAGGAGTTCGGATAACGTCTCTGTCACTGTACTGGCTCCTGAACATCATGCAGAAG TATGTACTCGTCATTGCTCACGGTATCAGTTCATGTGTGACGACGGCTGCTGTATCGACATTAGTTATGCATGCGATGGCAAGCAGCAGTGTCCTGACCGCTCAGATGAAGACTTCTGCAGGAACT TTGATGGAGGTCGTAAGGCCGTGACGCATGCGTCGAGCTCTCCCGTTCAGATTGGAGAAGCACGAGAATCAGAGGGCCGAGCCATGATCCCTGCAGAACCAGGCAATACAGAGGCCCCTGTCCAGACCAAACAGCAAAAGCCTTCAGTCAGCAAAG GTCCCTGTATGGAGCCCCCCGTGGTTGGCCCATGTAGAGGTGTTTTCCCACGCTGGTATTATGACCCTGCAGCCAAAGAGTGCAAGCATTTCTTGTATGGGGGCTGCAAAGGAAACCGTAACAACTTCCTGCAGCAGGTGGACTGCATGACTGAGTGCATCCAGAAACCTG CTCCAGTAGATCGGCAAGCCACTGCGGCTCCTCCCACCACACAGACAAATACAG CCAccaagccccccagctctgaaGCCAAACCTCAGAATTCTGCATCAGTTCCTCAGAACCCTCAACCAGTAGCTAAAGTTCATACAGTCCTGGGGGGACAGCCGCCCCCTGAGTCAG GTGCGATCCTGCCGCTGGTTCTGGGGGTGATTATCAGTGCTCTGCTGTTGCTGATGGTGGCCTGCAGACTGCGTCTGGTGCGCCACAGGATGAAGAAAGCTCGGCCGCTCACCACAGAGGAGTCCGATTACCTCATTAACGGCATGTACCTGTAG